The following proteins are co-located in the Verrucomicrobiota bacterium genome:
- a CDS encoding PAS domain-containing protein, which yields MTRGAHARAQSAHDIHDAQRSAFRALVVSRLLLATLFLAASLLIRGEHYTFYLSIGVFFLVTALSIVRVRRPSVAHLLSIGQIAADLVVITGLSAFTHKGAELVVFLYLVPIVSASLLFRRVGGLLVAGLSGAAYSGGVLVGYALRSAQDRPYNWMQSACAAGMTFAVFVAVGILVRQLVENMYRHGRELSRLRSLHHAILDNMNSGLVTTDADNRVIYANPTAEAILGRPARDMIGRHIGTFFTTRNTDGTLAPFNPRPARVARGPRNEAELIGRTDLGEQIPIGYNLSVIPGDEPACSTRDDSGDTEASPIGHCGKIMLFQDLTEIKQLEQRARQTDRLRAVGEMAAGIAHEIRNPLASIAGSIELLADSAELDETGERLLHIISSESDRLNHIIEQFLSYAREREPLLAPHNMRTIVEEIVTLFSNDARAAHITRIELHAPSEPLFVMADVEQLRQVVFNLLRNATEAMPQGGRIDITIETDGPDADELCVRVRDTGCGIPAEVLDQVFEPFYSTKRRGTGIGLALAEKIVRAHHGTISVESEPGRGTEFIIVLPRVNPAQARLEISA from the coding sequence GTGACCAGAGGCGCACACGCGCGCGCGCAGAGCGCGCACGACATTCACGACGCTCAGCGCTCGGCCTTCCGGGCACTCGTCGTGTCGCGTCTGCTGCTGGCCACCCTCTTTCTCGCCGCGAGCCTGCTCATCCGCGGCGAGCACTACACGTTCTACCTGTCGATAGGTGTGTTCTTCCTCGTCACGGCGCTCTCGATCGTGCGCGTGCGCCGGCCCTCGGTGGCCCACCTGCTTTCGATCGGCCAGATCGCCGCCGATCTCGTGGTCATCACCGGGTTGTCGGCGTTCACCCACAAGGGCGCCGAGCTCGTTGTGTTCCTCTACCTCGTGCCGATCGTGTCGGCGAGCCTGCTGTTCCGCCGCGTCGGGGGGCTGCTCGTCGCCGGCCTATCGGGCGCAGCCTACTCCGGCGGCGTTCTGGTCGGCTACGCGCTCAGGTCCGCCCAGGACCGCCCCTACAACTGGATGCAATCGGCGTGCGCAGCCGGCATGACGTTCGCCGTCTTCGTCGCCGTCGGCATCCTGGTCCGCCAACTCGTCGAGAACATGTACCGCCACGGTCGTGAGCTGAGCCGCCTGCGCTCGCTGCACCACGCCATTCTGGACAACATGAACAGCGGGCTCGTCACCACCGACGCCGACAACCGCGTCATCTACGCCAACCCCACTGCCGAGGCGATCCTGGGACGGCCCGCCCGCGACATGATCGGCCGCCACATCGGCACCTTCTTCACCACACGCAACACCGACGGAACGCTCGCCCCCTTCAACCCCCGGCCCGCGCGTGTCGCCCGCGGCCCGCGCAACGAGGCAGAGCTGATCGGCCGGACCGACCTGGGCGAGCAGATACCTATCGGCTACAATCTCTCGGTCATCCCAGGCGACGAGCCGGCCTGTTCCACAAGGGACGATTCAGGCGACACGGAGGCATCGCCCATCGGCCACTGCGGAAAGATCATGCTGTTCCAGGACCTCACCGAGATCAAACAGCTCGAACAGCGCGCCCGCCAGACCGATCGGCTGCGCGCCGTCGGCGAGATGGCCGCTGGCATCGCCCACGAAATCCGCAACCCGCTCGCCTCGATCGCGGGCTCAATCGAGCTCCTGGCCGATTCAGCAGAACTCGACGAGACAGGCGAGAGACTGCTCCACATCATCTCCAGCGAATCCGACCGCCTCAACCACATTATCGAGCAGTTCCTCTCCTACGCGCGCGAGCGTGAACCCCTGTTGGCGCCACACAACATGCGCACCATCGTCGAGGAGATCGTCACCCTGTTCAGCAACGACGCGCGCGCCGCCCACATCACCCGCATCGAACTGCACGCCCCCAGCGAACCGCTCTTCGTCATGGCCGATGTGGAGCAGTTGCGCCAGGTGGTCTTCAACCTGCTGCGAAACGCTACCGAGGCCATGCCGCAGGGTGGTAGAATCGATATCACGATCGAGACCGACGGGCCCGACGCCGACGAGCTCTGCGTGCGCGTGCGCGACACTGGCTGCGGCATTCCAGCCGAGGTGCTCGATCAGGTTTTCGAGCCGTTCTACAGCACGAAGCGGCGCGGCACCGGCATCGGACTCGCGTTGGCCGAGAAGATCGTGCGCGCCCACCACGGCACGATCAGCGTCGAGAGCGAGCCGGGCCGCGGCACCGAGTTCATCATTGTGCTGCCGCGCGTCAATCCGGCCCAGGCGCGGCTCGAAATCTCAGCATGA
- a CDS encoding type II secretion system F family protein, which translates to MANFRYVAKDTSGKTLSGTMDGESELSVVQVLRKQGMTILSVDVADEGTSGTRRRRRRVKSNDLVVFSRQLATMVDAGLPLIQSLDALHDQNDNPSFKAVIGELISAIEQGASFSDALGQHPKVFSGLFVNMVRAGETSGTLSEILDRVAGYLEASAALRRKVKSAMIYPAVVSTMAVAITILLLVKVIPVFEDIYKSFDSELPGPTKMLLGLSRFLRSYFYIGIGALVGGIVGLRMWIRTEAGRVAFDRFKFRIPVFGQLNRKISVSRFTRTLGVLVRSGVPILSALDIVGKTAGNRVVEGAVNEAIEEIKRGENIADPLAASQVFPPMVTRMISVGESSGKLEIMLEKISDFYDDQVNATVAGLTSLIEPLLIGFLGIVIGGIVICMFMPLFQLSTIVAK; encoded by the coding sequence ATGGCTAACTTCCGATACGTCGCCAAAGACACCTCAGGCAAGACGCTCAGCGGCACGATGGACGGCGAGAGTGAGTTGAGCGTCGTCCAGGTCCTGCGCAAGCAGGGCATGACGATTCTGTCGGTCGACGTCGCCGACGAAGGCACGAGCGGCACGAGACGCCGACGCCGGCGTGTCAAATCCAACGACCTCGTCGTATTCAGCCGCCAACTCGCCACGATGGTCGACGCCGGCTTGCCGCTGATCCAATCGCTCGACGCGCTCCACGACCAGAACGACAACCCGAGCTTCAAAGCCGTCATTGGCGAGCTCATCAGCGCCATCGAACAGGGCGCCAGCTTCAGCGATGCGCTCGGCCAGCACCCCAAGGTCTTCTCGGGCCTGTTTGTCAACATGGTCCGCGCCGGCGAGACGAGTGGTACGCTGTCGGAGATCCTTGACCGCGTTGCCGGCTATCTCGAGGCAAGCGCCGCGTTGCGCCGCAAGGTCAAGTCGGCCATGATCTATCCGGCCGTCGTCTCGACAATGGCCGTGGCAATCACCATCCTGCTGCTCGTGAAGGTCATCCCCGTCTTCGAGGACATCTACAAGAGCTTCGACTCCGAGCTGCCCGGGCCAACCAAGATGCTGCTCGGCCTGAGCCGGTTCCTGCGCAGCTACTTCTATATCGGCATCGGCGCCCTCGTCGGCGGCATCGTCGGCCTGCGGATGTGGATTCGCACCGAGGCGGGTCGCGTCGCGTTCGACCGTTTCAAGTTCCGCATCCCCGTCTTCGGCCAGCTCAATCGCAAGATCAGCGTCTCGCGCTTTACCCGCACACTCGGCGTGCTTGTCCGCAGCGGCGTGCCGATTTTGAGCGCGCTCGACATCGTCGGCAAGACCGCCGGCAACCGTGTCGTCGAGGGGGCCGTCAACGAGGCGATCGAGGAGATCAAGCGCGGCGAGAACATCGCCGACCCGCTCGCGGCCAGCCAGGTCTTCCCGCCAATGGTGACGCGCATGATCAGCGTCGGCGAGTCCTCGGGCAAGCTCGAGATCATGCTCGAGAAGATCTCGGACTTCTACGATGACCAGGTCAACGCGACCGTGGCGGGGCTGACCTCGCTCATCGAGCCGTTGCTCATCGGGTTCCTGGGCATCGTCATCGGCGGCATCGTCATCTGCATGTTCATGCCGCTCTTCCAGCTCTCAACGATCGTCGCCAAGTAA
- the pilB gene encoding type IV-A pilus assembly ATPase PilB, producing the protein MAAVSLKDRLLQILVDGELVTEDQLSHALSIQKDQGGRLSEILAEQGYISETELMVTLSEHLGIPPINLSKIKIPESISSLISKQLARFYQVVPVSRMGNTLTVAMADPLNVFALDDLKMMTGMEIQPVISNPRDVADKLQEMYTPTAGLETLLTEQAAEQEVEIAKEGEEEIDVDSLLESSGDTSIIKIVNVILVQAIQESASDIHIEPFDKETKVRYRIDGVLYERTAPPKHMHAALVSRIKIMANLDIAERRLPQDGRFRIKLMGRDVDFRVSVLPTAFGEKVVMRILDKSALTLDISQLGFAEDALARFRSAISAPYGMVLVTGPTGSGKTTTLYSALNEINKPDVNIITVEDPIEYQLHGINQVQTNSEIEFTFAAGLRSILRQDPDIVMVGEIRDHETADIAVKAALTGHLVFSTLHTNDAAGAMTRLVDMGVEPFLISSSVLLVQAQRLVRRVCKHCRQEVEIDPDVLRRAQVHWTEGETPPTFWAGKGCSKCSGSGYAGRCSVMEVLRVNETIRSLVIKQANAGQIKAAALADGMWTMRMDAIHKAEQGITTLEEVLRVTAPDEQTVDAAV; encoded by the coding sequence ATGGCTGCCGTATCACTCAAAGACCGCTTGCTCCAGATCCTGGTCGACGGAGAGCTCGTCACCGAGGACCAGTTGTCGCACGCGCTCTCGATCCAGAAGGATCAGGGCGGGCGGCTTAGCGAGATCCTCGCCGAGCAGGGCTACATCAGCGAGACCGAGCTGATGGTCACGCTCAGCGAGCATCTCGGCATCCCCCCCATCAACCTGTCGAAAATCAAAATCCCCGAGAGCATCTCGAGCCTCATCAGCAAGCAGCTCGCGCGCTTCTATCAGGTCGTGCCAGTGTCGCGCATGGGCAACACGCTCACCGTGGCCATGGCCGACCCGCTCAACGTCTTCGCCCTCGACGACCTCAAGATGATGACCGGCATGGAGATCCAGCCCGTCATCAGCAACCCGCGCGACGTCGCCGACAAGCTCCAGGAGATGTACACGCCCACGGCCGGGCTCGAGACGCTGCTGACCGAGCAGGCCGCCGAGCAAGAGGTCGAGATCGCCAAAGAGGGTGAGGAGGAGATCGACGTCGACTCGCTGCTCGAATCCTCGGGCGACACCTCGATCATCAAGATTGTTAACGTGATCCTGGTCCAAGCGATCCAGGAGAGTGCGAGCGACATCCATATCGAGCCGTTCGACAAGGAGACGAAGGTTCGCTACCGCATCGACGGCGTGCTCTACGAGCGCACCGCGCCGCCCAAGCACATGCACGCGGCGCTCGTCTCGCGCATCAAGATCATGGCCAATCTCGACATCGCCGAGCGCCGGCTCCCGCAGGACGGCCGCTTCCGCATCAAGCTGATGGGCCGCGACGTCGATTTCCGCGTCTCGGTGCTCCCGACCGCCTTCGGCGAGAAGGTCGTCATGCGCATCCTCGATAAGAGCGCGCTGACGCTCGACATCTCCCAGCTCGGTTTCGCCGAGGATGCGCTCGCCCGGTTCCGCAGCGCCATCTCGGCGCCCTACGGCATGGTGCTCGTCACCGGCCCGACCGGCAGCGGCAAGACGACCACGCTCTACTCGGCACTCAACGAGATCAACAAGCCGGATGTCAACATCATCACCGTCGAGGACCCGATCGAGTACCAGCTCCACGGCATCAACCAGGTCCAGACGAACTCCGAGATCGAGTTCACCTTCGCAGCCGGCCTCCGCTCGATCCTGCGCCAGGATCCCGACATCGTCATGGTCGGCGAAATCCGCGACCACGAGACCGCCGACATCGCGGTCAAGGCTGCCCTCACAGGCCATCTTGTCTTCTCGACGCTGCACACCAACGACGCGGCCGGCGCCATGACCCGGCTTGTCGACATGGGCGTCGAGCCGTTCCTTATCTCGTCGTCGGTGCTCCTGGTGCAGGCCCAGCGTCTCGTGCGGCGCGTCTGCAAGCACTGCCGGCAGGAGGTCGAGATCGATCCCGACGTGCTGCGCCGAGCCCAGGTTCACTGGACCGAAGGCGAGACGCCGCCCACGTTCTGGGCCGGCAAGGGCTGTTCGAAATGCAGCGGCTCGGGCTACGCCGGACGCTGCTCGGTCATGGAGGTGCTCCGCGTCAACGAGACGATCCGCAGCCTCGTCATCAAACAGGCCAACGCGGGCCAGATCAAGGCCGCCGCGCTCGCCGACGGGATGTGGACCATGCGCATGGACGCCATCCACAAAGCTGAACAAGGCATCACCACGCTCGAAGAGGTGCTGCGCGTCACCGCCCCCGACGAGCAAACCGTCGACGCCGCGGTCTGA
- a CDS encoding AAA family ATPase, with product MYREFYGLTERPFNLTPDTSFLYPSRAHREVLIHLLYGINSRCGFILVTGEVGAGKTTLCRVLLGQLDAKTKVAFVLNSSLSEFELLRAINEDFGLSTNGRTKMDLLNDLNKFLLEENRLGNNVVIIVDEAQNLSFGVLEQIRMLSNLETEKEKLLQIVLVGQPELRSKLASQRLRQLSQRITVRYHLTPLNREDMRNYVYYRLKIAGSRNDIVFTRSALDEIYYLTGGVPRLINGLCDRALMVGYVKGSRRITRAMICRAASEATGRRNLFSGWRSFFSKRMSLPRVAMALLLTVPFSAVAFLALSRTAVDRYGQQAERRLALARTGGAPRLTPPVQPVERATVQPGPPRETTRQPVETGPVPEGASSIIAAIRDNGVGSALGSPLGSARATTPLRTEFAKPDIDFRAPAGNYTAATIAEASYSSPVEPLVQLLLHWKVEPAAAARVRAEWLGRSEIDIDAVVAACHMGGARVGCSFDELIALNLPAVLEIQHGGSGPHYISLFSTAGDTATIYVRSKQAIVPLDSVRELYAGTAVFVTADRFVNKTRLTGETGLSLDVRKLQDYLKELKYFDGNPTGWYTDDTLAAVRGFQVDSKLTPTGEADAATKLRLYALAKVGDIPRLKR from the coding sequence ATGTACCGCGAGTTCTACGGGCTGACCGAACGACCTTTCAACCTCACACCCGACACGAGCTTCCTCTACCCAAGCCGGGCGCACCGCGAGGTGCTCATCCATCTGCTCTACGGGATCAACTCGCGCTGCGGGTTCATTCTGGTCACGGGCGAGGTCGGCGCGGGCAAGACAACGCTGTGCCGCGTGCTGCTCGGCCAGCTCGACGCCAAAACCAAAGTCGCTTTTGTACTCAACTCGTCCCTGAGCGAGTTCGAGCTGCTGCGCGCGATCAACGAGGACTTCGGCCTGTCCACCAACGGGCGCACGAAGATGGACCTGCTCAACGACCTGAACAAGTTCCTCCTCGAAGAGAACCGGCTCGGCAACAATGTGGTCATTATCGTCGACGAGGCGCAGAACCTCTCGTTTGGCGTGCTCGAGCAGATCCGGATGCTCTCCAACCTCGAAACCGAGAAGGAAAAACTGCTCCAGATCGTGCTCGTCGGTCAGCCCGAGCTCCGCAGCAAGCTCGCCTCGCAGCGGTTGCGCCAACTCAGCCAGCGCATCACCGTGCGCTACCACCTCACGCCGCTCAATCGCGAGGACATGCGCAACTACGTCTACTACCGGCTCAAAATCGCCGGCTCGCGCAACGACATCGTGTTCACCCGCAGCGCGCTCGATGAGATCTACTATCTCACCGGCGGCGTGCCGCGGCTCATCAACGGACTGTGCGACCGCGCGCTCATGGTTGGTTACGTGAAGGGCTCGCGACGCATCACGCGCGCCATGATCTGTCGCGCCGCCTCCGAGGCGACGGGCCGGCGCAACCTGTTCTCGGGTTGGCGCTCGTTCTTCTCCAAACGCATGAGCCTGCCACGCGTCGCCATGGCGCTGCTGCTGACGGTGCCGTTCTCGGCTGTCGCCTTCCTCGCGTTGAGCCGCACGGCCGTTGACCGGTACGGCCAACAGGCCGAGCGCCGTCTCGCTCTGGCCCGCACGGGCGGCGCGCCGCGACTGACGCCGCCCGTCCAGCCGGTCGAGAGGGCAACGGTGCAGCCGGGACCGCCTAGAGAAACCACCCGGCAGCCCGTGGAGACCGGCCCTGTGCCGGAAGGCGCCTCGAGCATCATCGCCGCGATCCGCGACAACGGCGTCGGCTCGGCGCTTGGCTCGCCGCTCGGCAGCGCGCGGGCCACCACGCCACTACGCACCGAGTTCGCCAAGCCCGACATCGACTTCAGGGCGCCGGCTGGCAACTACACCGCGGCGACGATCGCAGAGGCGTCGTACTCGAGTCCAGTCGAGCCGCTCGTGCAGCTCTTGCTTCACTGGAAGGTCGAACCCGCCGCCGCCGCGCGCGTTCGCGCCGAGTGGCTCGGGCGCTCGGAGATCGACATCGACGCCGTTGTCGCCGCCTGCCATATGGGCGGGGCGCGCGTCGGCTGCTCGTTCGACGAGCTGATCGCACTCAACCTGCCCGCCGTGCTTGAGATTCAGCACGGCGGCTCGGGACCACACTACATCAGTTTGTTCTCGACTGCGGGCGACACCGCGACGATCTATGTAAGGAGCAAGCAGGCCATTGTGCCGCTCGACAGTGTCCGAGAGCTGTACGCGGGCACCGCGGTGTTCGTCACCGCGGATCGCTTCGTCAACAAGACGCGGCTCACCGGCGAAACCGGGCTGAGTCTCGATGTACGCAAGTTGCAGGATTACCTCAAAGAGCTCAAGTATTTCGACGGCAACCCGACCGGCTGGTATACGGACGACACGCTTGCCGCTGTGCGCGGGTTCCAGGTGGACAGCAAGCTCACGCCTACAGGCGAGGCCGACGCTGCGACCAAGCTCCGGCTCTATGCGCTCGCCAAGGTGGGCGACATCCCGAGACTGAAACGATAG
- a CDS encoding DUF2344 domain-containing protein, with the protein MTQHETERLTARVEYAKLGRLRFIGHLDMTRLITRAVRMARLPVRYTQGCSPHLEVSFGPPLAVGHTGGAEYFDLKLRGPLEPAAAREALQAHVPGGIEVRTVHLISGKTESLGAFINRADYVVELPADAVGRDAVERFLDDAEVIVTRQRADQSKPVNVRRFVEQLALVEHEGGARIVTAIVMTPQGSTNPAEVLEALGIDPNAATSIHRTRTYHADDTDEASGT; encoded by the coding sequence ATGACGCAGCACGAGACAGAACGCCTCACGGCCCGCGTCGAGTACGCCAAGCTCGGCCGGCTGCGCTTCATCGGCCACCTGGACATGACGCGCCTCATTACGCGCGCCGTGCGCATGGCGCGGTTGCCCGTGCGCTATACGCAGGGGTGCAGCCCGCACCTCGAGGTGTCGTTCGGCCCGCCGCTCGCCGTCGGCCACACGGGCGGCGCCGAGTACTTCGACCTCAAGCTGCGCGGACCGCTCGAGCCGGCCGCCGCGCGCGAGGCACTCCAGGCCCACGTACCGGGAGGGATCGAGGTCCGCACCGTTCACCTGATCTCGGGGAAGACCGAATCGCTCGGCGCATTCATCAACCGCGCTGATTACGTCGTCGAGCTGCCCGCAGACGCCGTCGGGCGAGACGCTGTTGAACGCTTTCTCGACGACGCGGAGGTAATCGTCACCCGGCAGCGCGCCGACCAGAGCAAACCCGTCAACGTGCGCCGCTTCGTCGAGCAGCTCGCTCTTGTCGAGCACGAGGGCGGCGCGCGCATCGTTACAGCGATCGTCATGACGCCCCAAGGCAGCACGAACCCCGCCGAAGTGCTCGAGGCACTCGGCATCGACCCGAACGCGGCCACCAGCATCCACCGCACACGGACGTACCACGCCGACGACACGGACGAGGCAAGCGGCACCTGA
- a CDS encoding TIGR03960 family B12-binding radical SAM protein, producing the protein MLAAILETELLPHVQKPGRYIGGELNRTVKDHTALDVTLALAFPDVYEVGMSHLGFKILYEIVNSLDWACAERAFAPWPDMDERMRERGVPLHTLETFTLLSDFDLVGFSLQYELCATNVLHMLDLAGIPRTAEERLERGGPIILAGGPGAFSCEALAPYLDAVVLGDGEVVIVEILKKMREAKRDADVTRSSSARRAFLHAAAVSVGGVYVPQFYDVTYEVSGAVRSIERAFDDLPLPIERTVVADLDAAPYPTAPIVPLINVVHDRAVVEVMRGCTQGCRFCQAGIIYRPVRERRLETLLDQGHKILASTGLEELSLASLSTGDYSRIRELVTTLANELKADATSIALPSLRIDTYSVELAEQVARIKRTGITFAPETGSERLRAVINKSVHDNELLEAATEAYRRGWNLIKLYFMIGLPTETDEDLDAIAVLIDRVSNARRAHDGRRGAVNVAVSCFVPKAHTPFQWLGFRPLEEFSEKIRYLRERVRSKAIKLRFHDPKQSYLEAVFSRGDRRLASVVAEAVRLGARFDDWSEHFRFERWLQAFSGVDVNPNAYAHRAFALDAMLPWDHLSPRVDKAYLLAELDRARRGEFTPDCRREGCRLCGSVCDV; encoded by the coding sequence ATGCTTGCGGCCATCCTGGAGACCGAGCTGCTGCCTCACGTGCAGAAGCCGGGCCGCTACATCGGCGGTGAACTCAATCGCACCGTCAAGGACCATACCGCGCTCGACGTCACGCTCGCGCTCGCTTTCCCCGACGTCTACGAGGTCGGCATGAGCCACCTCGGCTTCAAGATCCTCTACGAGATCGTCAACAGCCTCGACTGGGCATGCGCCGAGCGCGCCTTTGCGCCCTGGCCCGACATGGACGAGCGTATGCGCGAGCGCGGCGTCCCGCTCCACACGCTCGAGACTTTCACCCTGCTGAGTGATTTCGACCTCGTGGGCTTCTCGCTCCAGTACGAGCTGTGCGCCACGAACGTGCTCCACATGCTCGACCTCGCCGGCATCCCGCGCACGGCCGAGGAGCGGCTCGAACGCGGCGGGCCGATCATCCTCGCCGGTGGCCCGGGGGCGTTCTCGTGCGAAGCGCTCGCGCCGTATCTTGACGCCGTCGTGCTCGGCGACGGCGAGGTCGTCATCGTCGAGATTCTCAAGAAGATGCGCGAAGCGAAGCGAGACGCCGACGTGACCCGCAGTTCCAGCGCCCGGCGCGCGTTTCTTCATGCCGCTGCCGTATCGGTCGGCGGCGTCTACGTGCCTCAGTTTTATGACGTGACGTATGAGGTCAGCGGCGCCGTCCGCTCGATCGAACGCGCCTTCGACGATCTGCCCCTGCCCATCGAGCGGACCGTTGTGGCCGATCTGGACGCCGCCCCCTACCCGACCGCGCCCATCGTGCCGCTGATCAACGTGGTCCACGACCGCGCCGTAGTCGAGGTCATGCGCGGCTGCACCCAGGGCTGCCGCTTCTGCCAGGCGGGCATCATCTACCGCCCGGTACGAGAACGGCGGCTTGAAACGCTCCTCGATCAGGGCCATAAGATCCTGGCCTCCACCGGCTTGGAGGAACTCTCGCTCGCCTCGCTCTCGACCGGCGATTACTCGCGGATCCGCGAGCTGGTGACCACGCTGGCTAATGAGCTCAAGGCCGACGCGACCAGCATCGCGCTCCCCTCGCTGCGCATCGACACCTACTCGGTCGAGTTGGCCGAGCAGGTAGCCCGGATCAAGCGAACTGGCATAACATTTGCTCCCGAGACCGGCAGCGAGCGCCTTCGGGCTGTCATCAACAAGTCCGTGCACGACAACGAATTGCTGGAGGCAGCGACCGAGGCCTACCGCCGAGGGTGGAACCTGATCAAGCTCTATTTCATGATCGGGCTTCCGACGGAGACGGACGAGGACCTCGACGCGATCGCGGTGCTTATCGACCGCGTCTCCAACGCTCGCCGCGCCCACGACGGGCGGCGCGGGGCCGTCAACGTGGCGGTCTCGTGTTTCGTGCCGAAGGCACATACCCCGTTCCAGTGGTTGGGCTTCCGGCCCCTGGAGGAGTTTTCGGAGAAGATCAGGTACCTGCGGGAGCGGGTCAGGTCGAAAGCGATCAAGCTGCGGTTCCATGATCCGAAACAGAGCTACCTCGAAGCAGTGTTCTCGCGCGGTGACCGCCGCCTGGCGTCTGTCGTGGCCGAGGCGGTGCGTCTCGGCGCCCGGTTCGACGACTGGTCCGAGCACTTCCGTTTCGAGCGGTGGCTGCAGGCCTTCAGCGGGGTGGACGTCAATCCCAACGCCTACGCGCACCGGGCGTTCGCCCTCGACGCCATGCTCCCGTGGGACCACCTGTCGCCGCGCGTCGACAAAGCCTACCTGCTCGCCGAGCTCGATCGGGCCCGTCGCGGCGAGTTCACGCCGGATTGCCGCCGTGAGGGCTGCCGCCTTTGCGGCTCGGTGTGCGACGTGTGA
- a CDS encoding rod shape-determining protein RodA, whose translation MFDLNALRQLDWLLVVAMVLVIAAGLVVISSAASTDVAKKQAVFAIMGLFVFVFFACFDYHWFRKASVWIYPLALAALVAVLFIGGGRGARRWFALPFGFALQPSEFTKLGTIILVAFLLDRFRAHRANILYMLVPLVLFLLPMALIAKQPDLGTALAMMPALFGMLYVAGARKRYVLLVIAVGLLALPVLWIKMEPYQKKRVFEFLTVPQRRVMVRLMTSGDRERLRERLAREFDPSGHRSLDELVEAIRAGWNSEQSKIAVASGSVSGRGYGKGPQVQYDFLPAAHTDFIFPVLGEEWGFLGCLFVLALYFLVLERGLRIASQAVDTYGRFLACGIVVLFASHILINVAMAIGLLPITGLPLPLLSYGGSSLLMTMGSIGILQSIHTRRHYFKSGKYALDTRER comes from the coding sequence GTGTTCGACCTCAACGCGCTGAGACAACTCGACTGGCTGCTCGTCGTCGCCATGGTGCTGGTGATCGCTGCCGGCCTCGTGGTCATCTCGAGCGCCGCGTCGACCGATGTGGCGAAGAAGCAGGCCGTCTTCGCCATCATGGGGCTGTTCGTATTCGTGTTTTTCGCCTGCTTCGATTACCACTGGTTCCGCAAAGCGTCGGTGTGGATCTACCCGTTGGCGTTGGCGGCATTGGTCGCCGTGCTCTTCATCGGCGGCGGGCGGGGTGCACGGCGCTGGTTTGCGCTGCCTTTCGGGTTCGCGCTCCAGCCGTCCGAGTTCACGAAGCTGGGCACCATCATCCTTGTGGCCTTCCTGCTGGACCGGTTCCGCGCGCACCGGGCCAACATCCTCTATATGCTCGTGCCGTTGGTGCTGTTTCTTCTCCCGATGGCGCTCATCGCCAAGCAGCCCGACCTCGGCACGGCACTGGCCATGATGCCGGCGCTCTTCGGCATGCTCTACGTCGCCGGCGCCCGCAAGCGCTACGTGCTGCTCGTGATCGCCGTCGGCCTGCTCGCATTGCCCGTGCTCTGGATCAAAATGGAGCCGTACCAGAAAAAACGCGTCTTCGAGTTCCTCACCGTGCCCCAGCGCCGCGTGATGGTCCGCCTCATGACATCCGGCGACCGCGAACGGCTGCGTGAGCGCCTTGCCCGCGAGTTCGATCCCTCCGGCCACAGGAGCCTCGACGAGCTCGTCGAAGCAATCAGGGCCGGCTGGAACTCCGAGCAGTCCAAGATCGCTGTCGCGTCCGGCAGCGTGTCCGGTCGTGGCTATGGCAAAGGACCTCAGGTTCAGTACGACTTCCTGCCCGCGGCGCACACTGACTTCATTTTCCCTGTGCTCGGCGAGGAGTGGGGCTTCCTCGGCTGTCTCTTCGTACTCGCGCTGTACTTTCTCGTGCTCGAACGCGGGCTGCGCATCGCCTCGCAGGCGGTGGACACCTACGGCCGTTTCCTGGCGTGCGGCATCGTGGTGCTGTTCGCCTCACACATCCTGATTAACGTCGCGATGGCCATCGGCCTCTTGCCCATCACCGGGCTGCCGCTGCCGCTGCTGAGCTATGGCGGCTCGTCGCTGTTGATGACCATGGGCTCGATCGGTATACTCCAGAGCATCCACACGCGGCGCCATTACTTCAAGAGCGGCAAGTACGCGCTCGACACGCGAGAGCGCTGA